The genomic region CCAATCGCTTCTCCATACACGCCAACATCAACTCGTCTAACGGCGTCTCCAACAACGGCAAGATCGCTTGAGTTTCCGGATCGCCAAAACGGCAGTTAAATTCCAACACATTCACCTCTCCCTCGGGAGAAATCATCAATCCGGCGTAGAGAATCCCGCAATAGTCGATTCCCCGTTCTTTCAATCCGGCGATCGCCCGTTGCAACACCTCCGTTTCGACCCGCGCCATCATTTCATCCGTCACTACGGGCGCCGGGGCGTACACCCCCATCCCCCCCGTATTCGGTCCGGTGTCTCCTTCCCCGATCGCCTTGTGATCTTGGGCGGGTAACAACGGGCGAATCGTTTCCCCGTCCGTAATCGCCAATACCGAGGCTTCCTGTCCGTGTAAAAACTCCTCGACGACGACGCATTCCCCCGCCATACCGAATTGACCGCCAAACGCCGCCACGATCGCCGCTTTCGCTTCTTCCACCGTCGCCGCGACCGTCACGCCTTTCCCCGCCGCCAAGCCGTCCGCTTTGACCACGATCGGCGCGCCGTAGCGATCGACAAACTCGAAAGCGGCGGTTTTTTCGTCCTCGGTAAAGACACCCCATTGTGCCGTAGGAATGCCAATATCTTTCATAAACCCTTTCGCCCACGACTTGCTCGATTCCAATTGGGCGCCTGTTTGAGTCGGACCGAAAACGCGAATGTTCTGCTGTTTCAAATAGTCCGCCAGTCCGATCGCGAGGGGAACTTCCGGTCCGATGACCACGAAGGCAATCTCGTGATTTAAGGCCACTTCTTTAATGCCGTGGAAATCATCGACCGCTAATTTAACATTCTCACAGCCTTCCATCGAAGCCGTGCCGCCGTTTCCGGGAACGCAGACGACGCCCTCGATCTTGTCCGATTGTAAGAGTTTCCAGGCCAGGGCATGTTCCCGACCCCCATTGCCAACCACTAAAACCTTCACAGTATGCTACTTTTCCTCACGCTCGTCGAACTCGGTACGCCCAACCGCCGATTAGAGGGAGGCGGGCGCTTTTTTTGCAAGCTAAATTGTAACTCTATGTTAGAAAAAGATCGCGCGTTCGATGGGAGTCGATCGCCTCGCCCCCAGGGTCGGGGAGATCGCGATCGAGTTGTTTTGATTTCACTTATTAATTTTGCGGTTCAGTCATGACTCAAAATATTGTTACTGGTGTTGCTGGCTTTGTGGGATCTCATCTCGCCGAAACCTTACTCGATCGCGGCGATCGCACGATCGGTATCGATGAATTCAACGACTATTACGATCCGAGCTTCAAACGCAAAAATATCGAAAGTTTCCGCGATCGCCCCAACTTCGAGCTGATCGAAGCCGACATTCGCGATTTAGATTGGAACGCCCTCTTAAAGGGTACCGATTTCGTCTACCATCAAGCCGCCCAAGCCGGAGTCCGGGCCAGTTGGGGACAGGGATTTCGCTCCTATACCGCCCGCAATCTCGACGCCACCCAAATAATTCTCGAAGCGGCCAAAAGCTCGAAAAGCTTGCAACGGCTCGTTTTCGCTTCTTCCTCCTCGGTGTACGGCAATGCAGAAACCTTGCCGACCAGCGAGAAAACTTGCCCGCAACCCGTTTCCCCCTACGGGATCACCAAACTCGCCGCCGAACAATTGTGCTTGCTTTACTATAAAAACTTTGGGGTTCCCGTGTCGGGATTGCGCTATTTCACCGTCTACGGACCGCGACAGCGCCCGGATATGGCCTTTCACAAGTTTTTTAAAGCCGTTCTCGAAGACGAGGCGATCGCCATCTACGGGGACGGAAAACAAACCCGCGACTTTACCTTTGTCAGCGACGCGATCGCCGCTAATTTAGCCGCCGCGAGTTCCCCGGAAGCGATCGGGGAAGTGTTTAATATCGGCGGCGGCAGTCGGGTGTCTCTGATCCAAGTGATCGAGACGATGGAACAAGTGGTCGGTCGTCCGATCCGACGGGATTATCAAGCTTCGGCGATCGGCGATGCCCGCCATACCGGGGCCGACGTGTCTAAAGCCCACAAGGCGATCGGCTATCAGCCCAAAGTCTCTCTCGCCGAAGGATTGCGGCAGGAATGGGAGTGGATTCAGCAAGTCTATTAGACTCGTGAAAGCGGGTATCTTGCCCGCTTCACCAGATTTTCATCCCGTCAAATTCAATCTAAAATCTAAAATCCCCCATTTTCTAACGTTTCACTTCTGCATAAATCGCCTTAAACCGCTTCACTTGCACTTTGCGATCGACGATCGCCTGTGGATAACCGCACGCTTCCCGTTCTAACGGGGAAATCTTGCCGGAAATCAAGCACTCCGTATCCACCGAAGCTAATTCGGGAACCCATTGACGAATGTACTCGGCCTCCGGATCGTATTTTTGCGCCTGACTCGATGGATTGAAAATGCGTAACGGTTTCGGATCCATGCCACTCGAAGCACTCCACTGCCAACCGCCATTGTTGGCCGATAAATCGCCGTCGAACAGTTTTTGCATGAAATATTTTTCGCCCTTGCGCCAATCGACGATCAAATCCTTGGTTAAAAAACTGGCGACGATCATCCGACAGCGATTGTGCATCCATCCGGTTGCGTTGAGTTGGCGCATGGCGGCATCGACGATCGGATAACCCGTGCGTCCTTCGCACCAGGCTTGAAAATGGGCTTCGTTATTTTCCCAGGGAAAGTCTTTCCAGCGATCGCGATAGGGCCCTTCGGCCAGTTCCGGGAAATGATACATGACCTGTTGATAAAATTCCCGCCAGGCGAGTTCTTTGCGCCAGGTTTCGACCCCTTGGCGGGCTTCGTCGCTGCGACAACGTCCCTCAGCTTCTACGGTGGCGGCCCAGACGGTGCGAATGCCGATCGCCCCGAATTTAAGCGCCGCACTCAGAGAAGAGGTGCCGTTTTGGGCGGGAAAGTTGCGCTGTTCGTCGTAGTCGAAGATGGGGCGATCGCAAAACCATTCCAATTGTTCGCGGGCGGCGTTTTCTCCCGGTTCGAGCAGCAAATCGGCGTCCCAGGTCAATCCCAGTTCGGCTAACTCCGGTAACTCGCGAACCCCGGCGTTGCGGGCGCGTTGTCTCTCACTCTCGCTCAAGGCGATCGCCCCGTCTAACGCGGGAACGGGTTCGGCTTTGTCTCGTTTGGCCCAGTTTTTCCAAAAGGGAGTGTAAACCGTATAGGGTTTATCCGTGGAGGTGCGAATGGCGTCGGGTTCGTGCAGCAGTTGATCCCAGAAGGTGTAAACTTCGATCTTGTCCCTTTCTAAAGCAGTGCGGACGGCGCGATCGCGCTGTTGGGAATACGGTTCGACATCGAGATTCCAATAGACGGCCCGCGCCCCCAATGCCGAGGCTAATTTGGGGATTCCTTGGTCGGGATTGGCGTGGAGAATCAGTAACTCACTCCCGGCGCGGGTGTAACTTTTTTGTAAATCTTGCAAACAGCCGAGCAGGTATTTTACCCGGGCGGGGGCGATATCGTCAGCTTGCAAAATTTGCGGGTCGAGACAAAAGACGCCGACCACTTTGGCGCTGCGATCGCGCGCTTTCGCCAGTCCGAGATTGTCGCCCAGGCGCAGGTCGCGACGGTGCCAAAACAGGATCGATGGATCGGTCATGGGGGAGAGCGGTGTTAGATTTGAGATTTTAGATTGTAGATTTTAGATTGTAGGGGGCAGCCTGGGAGGGCGGCAATAGTTGGGTTTTTAGCAAAGGGGTTCGACGGTAGGCGAGGGGGAGCGATCGGGATTGGAGAGCGCGATCGCCCCGACCGGAATCGAGCGAACGGGAATTCCCCCTAGTAGCTCGGCGAGTTTTGTCAAAGAATAGAACCGTAGGTCACAATAATTTGAGTAGGACGCCCCTGCGGTACGCCTGCGAAGTTGTGGCCTTCTCAGAATCGCTATAGAGGAAAAAGACCGTGGATAGCAATAATCTAATCAAGCAGTTATTAATGATTGGGGTGGGTACCACCTCGCTAGTTGCCGAAAAACTGCGGGAAGTCAGCGACCAATGGGTGAAAGAGGGCAAACTCAATCCGGAACAAGCCAATACCTTCGTAGACGACCTGATGAAGCAGATGAAGGCGGAACAGGGCAATTTTGAAGCGCATTTAGAAAGGCAGATGCGCAATGTCATGCAGGATATCGGCGTTCCCCGACAGGCGGAAATGGACGAATTGCGCGGGCGTTTGGATCGTTTGGAGCGCCAAATTCGGGATTTAGAAAATAAGTTATGGCGTTAGATCGGCGATCGGGATGCGATCGCGCGACCATTGATGAGAGACTAGGAAATCGCAGAGACGTTGAGGCTATAGAGGAGGACTGATTTTGCGAGAAATTTTAATCAGTTTGGGCGTCATGCTGGCGTGCATCGTCGTGCTGGTGGTCGCTCAACTTACCGATCGCGGTGGCGAGGCGATCGCCGGAGAAACGGAACCCACCCAACCCCAAACCGAGGTCGTACAACCGAAACCCTCGAAACTCGCCGAGCGCTTGATGGCCCCAACCCAAATCGCCCGCGCCGAGACGAGTGCAACGGAAACATCGGGGGAAACATCCGGGGAGTACGAAACCACTCCTTCAGGTTTGAAGTATAAAGATATCGTCGAAGGAACCGGAGCCAGTCCCCAGCCGGGGGATACGGTGATCGTTCACTACACCGGGCGCTTGGAAGATGGGACGAAATTCGACAGTTCCCGCGATCGCTCCCAACCGTTCTCGTTCAAACTCGGTGTCGGACGAGTGATTAAAGGATGGGACGAAGGGATTGCGACGATGAAAGTGGGCGGACAACGAGAATTGGTGATCCCACCGGAACTCGCTTACGGCGATCGCGGTGCGGGTGGGGTCATCCCTCCCAACGCCACCTTAGTTTTCGATGTGGAATTACTCCGAATTGGCACTTGAACGAATTCGGACTCTAACTTGACGATTCAAGGGAAAAACCGGGTTAAAGGCCCGGTTTTTTGATGTGAAATCAGATGGAAAGCGCTCTAAGCCGAAACGATATAAGGAGAGTCGATCGCCGCCACCTGACCCGTCGCGACCAACGCCTGATAAACCATGGCCGCCACCTCGGCGCGGGTTGCCTGTTGTCGGGGTTCGAGTTGTTCTTGATTGGGATAGTTGACGATCAGGCGGTGGCGAACGGCGGTGACCACCGCATCCCGGGCATATTGATGGATCTCGTCTTTATCGACGAATTTATACAGAGACCCCGAATCGCCGCCGGACAAGCCCAAACCGTTGACTAAGGACAGAACGATCTGAATCCGTTGGACGTTTTCATTCGGCTTGAACGTATCGGCAGTATAACCGGAGAGGAAACCGCCGCGATAGGCTTTTTGAATCGGTAAATAGCCCCAATAGGTATCCGGGACATCTTGAAAATTCGCCGATTCCCGTTTGGGCGAGGGATCGAAGGCTTTGCTGAGGAGGGCGGCATATTGTACCCGAGTCATCGGCGCTTGTGGCTTGAACGTGCCGTCGGGGAAGCCGTTGAGGATGCCGCGATTGACCAATTCGACGATAAACGACTGCGCCCAGTGGCCTTGAATATCGCTCAACGGTTCGGGAATCAAGCCACTGGCGGCGACGATGTAGGGGGAGGCGATCGCCTCAGCTTGACCTTTAGCGACTAAGGTTTGATAGATAACGGCGGCGACTTCGGCGCGGGTAATTTCGCGCATGGGGTTGAGTTCGGTCAGTTCGGGATAGTTCACCACCAGACCGTTATGGGTGGCGATCGCCAGAATTTCCGTAGCATAGCTGGGGATTTGGGCGCGATCGCGGTAATATCCCAGCAAATTGGTGTTGCCGTCCCGTAAATTGGCCCCATTCACCAGAGAGACAAACGCCTGCACCCGGGTTAACTTATCGTTCGGGCGAAATGTCCCGTTCGGAAAGCCCGAGAGAAAACCCATGCGATTCGCCTTGACGATCGCCTCAAACGCCCAGAAATCCGCATTAATATCCGAAAATTGGCTCGCCTCGCGCTCGAAACGTTCGTCAAACGCCTTGGCGACGATCGCCGCATATTGCGCCCGGGTCAAACTTTCATCCGGTTTAAAGGTATTGTCGGGAAAACCGCTAATCCATTGGCGATCGACCATCGCTTGAATAAACCCGGCGGCCCAATGTCCCCGAATGTCCGTTAACGTCGTCCGGACGGGCGGCGGCGTAGAAGACGGCGGTTCCGACTCCGGCGGCGGACTCGCGGGCGGACTCACGGGGGGCGTTTCCGACGGGTTCGGATTCGGGAGGGGAACCTCACTGGTGACAAATTCCACCGTCCCTTTCACCTTCGCCGGGTTGAGTTGGTTACCCACGGAAATAATCGTTTGATTGCTCGTACTTTGCAAATCGTAGCCGCCATTGTCGAGAATGATATTCTCGCCGGGATTTTCGCTCGTCCCCAAATCTGGCAGTGCTTTCGCAATTACGGTAATCCCATCTTGGGCGTTATTTTTAATGTAGTTTTTCCGCAGCACCGGGCGTGCGTCGCCAGAAATCACCAAACCGCAGCGATTTTCAATAAATTTATTCCCCGAAATAAGCGGCGCGCTGTTGTCCCCCACGGTCATCCCGTAACCCGTTTTTTGAAAAACATTGCCGCGAATTTCGCCTTTTGCATTGCGCGTGCAAGAAATGCCGTTGGCCGAGTTCCCGGAAAAAACATTATTGACGACGATCGCCTTCGCCGTTCCCGTAATAAACACCCCTTCCCGGGCCGAACTGGCAAAGGTATTGTTGGCGATGCGCGGCGAAGTCGATTCCACCCAGACGGCGGTTCCGCGACTGGCGGAGTTCGTCACCGACACGCCGCACAGTTCGGCCCCCTCGTCGAGACGAACGGCGATATTTTGGCGGGCGAACGAAGGGCTGATATATTCGCCACTCCCAGAAATTAAATAGCCGTTGCCTTTTTTTGCTTCGTTACCGACCAGTTTGACCCCAGAGGGAACCATGAGGGGAAATTTTTCGCCGTTGTTGCTGCTGTAAGTGGCGCTGGCGAGTTGCACCGTCGTTCCCGCCGTCGCTTTTTGCAAAGCTTCTGCGATCGTTTTGAGGGGGTCGGCTTCGCTTCCGGAAGCGCGATCGCGACCGATATAAGGATTGACATAAACGGTAGGCATGATTGAAAACCGAATTGAGATTGATTCAGAATTGCGATGGCAAAAACAATGGAAAAGAATAGAGAGAGGATCGATAAAAAAGTCTAAATCGTACTGAGGCCGAGCCAATCGACGCAAGGACGACAACGAGAGCGAGCGGGGGAAAGGTTGGCTGGTTTAAACTTTAACCTGGGAAAGAAGAGTTAAGATAAAATTTGAGTGGCGAATTGAGGAAATCTGGCCATGGTAGCCCCGTCCGAAACCCACATCCACTCGCCAGTTGTTTATCCCGAGCGTGACGGTCAGCCGATGGCCGACAATACCCAACAGTTTCGCTGGATTACGGTCATTCACTTTAATATCGAGTGGCAGTTTGCAAACGATCCCAACGTGTTTGTCGCCAGCGATTTATTGTGGTATCCGGTTGAAGGTCAGCCGAAAATTCGCCAAGCACCGGATGTGATGGTGGCGTTCGGACGACCGAAAGGCGATCGCGGGTCGTATTTGCAATGGCAAGAAGAGAATATCGCCCCGCAAGTGGTCTTTGAGATCCGTTCTCCCGGGAATCGCCAGAAGGAAATGGATAAAAAACTACTGTTTTACGATCGCTACGGCGTGGAAGAATATTATCTTTACGATCCCGATCGCCACGACTTGAGCGGTTGGTTGCGGCGGGAGGGGCGGTTGGAGGCGATCGACAATATCGAAACATGGGTCAGTCCGCGCCTGCAAATCCGCTTCGAGTGGACGGAGACCGAGTTAAAACTCGATCGCGCCAATGGCGAACCATTTAGCAGTTACGCCGAAGTACAAGCACAACTCGATCGCACCCGACAGGCATTAGAAAGCGAACGCCAGCGCGCCGAAAGCGAACGCCAGCGCGCCGAAAGCGAACGCCAGCGCGCCGAAAGCGAACGCCAGCGCGCCGACCGCCTCGCCGAACGATTGCGCCAAATGGGTATCGATCCCGAAGAATTACAGTGAGGGAAAACGCACAAAAACAAGAGTAGAGACGCACTCGGGTTACGTCTCTACTCTAGGAAAGATGCAACAGGCAATCCACGACGACCGTGGAGCGCCTCATCGAGGAGGCGAGTGCACTAACCCGGGGGTTAGCAAATCAAATCTCCTAACTCGTCTCGCAGGAACTGGACGCCCGTTTCGACGCCTTCGACTAAAAAGCGTACTTGACCGTAAGCCTTATTCAACTGCCGACCTTCGATAATTAATTCTTGGGCCGGAAAGTTTTGAATGACTTCGAGCAGGGAAACTTGACTGTCATCGCTGGCAGAATTGACGATACTCGCGCGCAGGGCTTCGATCACCAATCGCCGCGATGGCGGGTGAATTACCTGACCGATTTCATAAAGCACTAATTCC from Oxynema aestuarii AP17 harbors:
- the purD gene encoding phosphoribosylamine--glycine ligase codes for the protein MKVLVVGNGGREHALAWKLLQSDKIEGVVCVPGNGGTASMEGCENVKLAVDDFHGIKEVALNHEIAFVVIGPEVPLAIGLADYLKQQNIRVFGPTQTGAQLESSKSWAKGFMKDIGIPTAQWGVFTEDEKTAAFEFVDRYGAPIVVKADGLAAGKGVTVAATVEEAKAAIVAAFGGQFGMAGECVVVEEFLHGQEASVLAITDGETIRPLLPAQDHKAIGEGDTGPNTGGMGVYAPAPVVTDEMMARVETEVLQRAIAGLKERGIDYCGILYAGLMISPEGEVNVLEFNCRFGDPETQAILPLLETPLDELMLACMEKRLADFPPLRWKSGASACVVMASGGYPGSYENGKTIAGLDRATEAGAIVFHAGTELKAGELVTAGGRVLGVSAIADNFDNAFAKAYHAVDCIDFEGAYYRRDIGHRVRTM
- a CDS encoding NAD-dependent epimerase/dehydratase family protein, which translates into the protein MTQNIVTGVAGFVGSHLAETLLDRGDRTIGIDEFNDYYDPSFKRKNIESFRDRPNFELIEADIRDLDWNALLKGTDFVYHQAAQAGVRASWGQGFRSYTARNLDATQIILEAAKSSKSLQRLVFASSSSVYGNAETLPTSEKTCPQPVSPYGITKLAAEQLCLLYYKNFGVPVSGLRYFTVYGPRQRPDMAFHKFFKAVLEDEAIAIYGDGKQTRDFTFVSDAIAANLAAASSPEAIGEVFNIGGGSRVSLIQVIETMEQVVGRPIRRDYQASAIGDARHTGADVSKAHKAIGYQPKVSLAEGLRQEWEWIQQVY
- a CDS encoding FAD-binding domain-containing protein, producing the protein MTDPSILFWHRRDLRLGDNLGLAKARDRSAKVVGVFCLDPQILQADDIAPARVKYLLGCLQDLQKSYTRAGSELLILHANPDQGIPKLASALGARAVYWNLDVEPYSQQRDRAVRTALERDKIEVYTFWDQLLHEPDAIRTSTDKPYTVYTPFWKNWAKRDKAEPVPALDGAIALSESERQRARNAGVRELPELAELGLTWDADLLLEPGENAAREQLEWFCDRPIFDYDEQRNFPAQNGTSSLSAALKFGAIGIRTVWAATVEAEGRCRSDEARQGVETWRKELAWREFYQQVMYHFPELAEGPYRDRWKDFPWENNEAHFQAWCEGRTGYPIVDAAMRQLNATGWMHNRCRMIVASFLTKDLIVDWRKGEKYFMQKLFDGDLSANNGGWQWSASSGMDPKPLRIFNPSSQAQKYDPEAEYIRQWVPELASVDTECLISGKISPLEREACGYPQAIVDRKVQVKRFKAIYAEVKR
- a CDS encoding phasin family protein, with protein sequence MDSNNLIKQLLMIGVGTTSLVAEKLREVSDQWVKEGKLNPEQANTFVDDLMKQMKAEQGNFEAHLERQMRNVMQDIGVPRQAEMDELRGRLDRLERQIRDLENKLWR
- a CDS encoding FKBP-type peptidyl-prolyl cis-trans isomerase; protein product: MREILISLGVMLACIVVLVVAQLTDRGGEAIAGETEPTQPQTEVVQPKPSKLAERLMAPTQIARAETSATETSGETSGEYETTPSGLKYKDIVEGTGASPQPGDTVIVHYTGRLEDGTKFDSSRDRSQPFSFKLGVGRVIKGWDEGIATMKVGGQRELVIPPELAYGDRGAGGVIPPNATLVFDVELLRIGT
- a CDS encoding S-layer homology domain-containing protein translates to MPTVYVNPYIGRDRASGSEADPLKTIAEALQKATAGTTVQLASATYSSNNGEKFPLMVPSGVKLVGNEAKKGNGYLISGSGEYISPSFARQNIAVRLDEGAELCGVSVTNSASRGTAVWVESTSPRIANNTFASSAREGVFITGTAKAIVVNNVFSGNSANGISCTRNAKGEIRGNVFQKTGYGMTVGDNSAPLISGNKFIENRCGLVISGDARPVLRKNYIKNNAQDGITVIAKALPDLGTSENPGENIILDNGGYDLQSTSNQTIISVGNQLNPAKVKGTVEFVTSEVPLPNPNPSETPPVSPPASPPPESEPPSSTPPPVRTTLTDIRGHWAAGFIQAMVDRQWISGFPDNTFKPDESLTRAQYAAIVAKAFDERFEREASQFSDINADFWAFEAIVKANRMGFLSGFPNGTFRPNDKLTRVQAFVSLVNGANLRDGNTNLLGYYRDRAQIPSYATEILAIATHNGLVVNYPELTELNPMREITRAEVAAVIYQTLVAKGQAEAIASPYIVAASGLIPEPLSDIQGHWAQSFIVELVNRGILNGFPDGTFKPQAPMTRVQYAALLSKAFDPSPKRESANFQDVPDTYWGYLPIQKAYRGGFLSGYTADTFKPNENVQRIQIVLSLVNGLGLSGGDSGSLYKFVDKDEIHQYARDAVVTAVRHRLIVNYPNQEQLEPRQQATRAEVAAMVYQALVATGQVAAIDSPYIVSA
- a CDS encoding Uma2 family endonuclease, whose translation is MVAPSETHIHSPVVYPERDGQPMADNTQQFRWITVIHFNIEWQFANDPNVFVASDLLWYPVEGQPKIRQAPDVMVAFGRPKGDRGSYLQWQEENIAPQVVFEIRSPGNRQKEMDKKLLFYDRYGVEEYYLYDPDRHDLSGWLRREGRLEAIDNIETWVSPRLQIRFEWTETELKLDRANGEPFSSYAEVQAQLDRTRQALESERQRAESERQRAESERQRAESERQRADRLAERLRQMGIDPEELQ